In Candidatus Neomarinimicrobiota bacterium, the following proteins share a genomic window:
- a CDS encoding flavin reductase family protein: MIIDPKDQDFSATQKLMIGSILPRPIAFVSTLSKDEVPNLAPFSYFNGVCSNPPTIVFAPSRRGYDGKSKDTLNNIRHTEEFVVNIVSEKFARQMVMCATDFDADVNEFEISGLTPVPSMKVTPPRVGESPINFECKLNQIVEVGDGSPGSGFLVIGTILLFHVDDEIYEDGHINLEKLQPIGRLAGHRYARVTDTMEIVRKIRPDD; the protein is encoded by the coding sequence GTGATCATAGACCCCAAAGACCAGGATTTCTCAGCGACTCAAAAGCTGATGATTGGCTCCATTTTGCCAAGGCCCATAGCTTTCGTTTCGACCCTGTCAAAAGACGAGGTTCCTAACCTCGCTCCTTTTTCCTATTTCAACGGTGTCTGCTCGAATCCACCTACCATCGTGTTTGCACCCTCCAGAAGGGGATATGATGGGAAAAGCAAAGATACGTTGAACAACATCCGGCATACTGAAGAGTTCGTCGTCAACATCGTTTCCGAGAAGTTTGCCCGCCAGATGGTGATGTGTGCCACCGATTTTGATGCGGACGTGAACGAATTCGAAATCTCTGGTCTTACGCCAGTCCCTTCGATGAAAGTGACTCCCCCCCGGGTAGGCGAATCCCCCATAAACTTTGAATGCAAGCTGAATCAAATCGTGGAAGTGGGTGACGGCTCGCCAGGGAGCGGTTTTCTCGTAATTGGAACCATCCTGCTATTTCATGTTGATGATGAGATCTATGAAGACGGTCACATCAATTTGGAAAAACTCCAGCCCATTGGCAGATTGGCGGGCCATCGATACGCGAGAGTCACAGATACCATGGAGATCGTCAGGAAGATTAGACCCGACGATTGA
- a CDS encoding homogentisate 1,2-dioxygenase, giving the protein MPYYVQRGSVPPKRHTQFRQPDGSLYREEHISRQGFSDIYSNVYHIHPPTQVVRVGELRPVETEVWEKPHRHHHFRTAGVNSEGDAIGSRRLLLFNEDVRLQKAHPGESMAGFYRNACGDEVIFVHRGSGTLHSNLGMLKFAEGDYIVIPRAVIWKLVLDGPCRFLIFETTGPVETPGRYRNRHGQLKEGAPYYERDIRVPEFVEPEDEEGEFEVVVKVRDGHQSYFYRNHPFDAVGWDGYYYPWIFNIKDFEPITGKIHQPPPVHQTFQASGLVICSFVPRLFDFHPDAIPAPYSHSNVDSDEVIYYVEGNFMSRKGMEEESISFHPPGPPHGPQPGKTEDSIGLKETSEFAVMMDTFKPLKVAAACEEIDDAEYSLSWLEDSV; this is encoded by the coding sequence ATGCCATATTATGTCCAGAGGGGCTCTGTCCCCCCCAAACGCCACACCCAATTTCGTCAACCTGACGGCTCACTGTACCGGGAAGAACACATAAGCCGGCAGGGCTTTTCTGACATTTACTCAAATGTGTACCACATCCATCCTCCCACCCAGGTGGTCAGAGTTGGAGAGTTGAGGCCAGTAGAGACAGAGGTGTGGGAAAAGCCCCACAGGCATCACCATTTCCGGACGGCCGGCGTCAATTCAGAAGGAGATGCCATCGGGAGCCGGAGACTGCTTCTCTTCAATGAGGATGTGCGCCTTCAAAAAGCTCATCCCGGTGAGTCCATGGCCGGTTTTTACAGAAACGCCTGCGGGGACGAGGTGATCTTCGTTCACCGGGGGTCAGGAACTCTTCACTCCAATCTGGGCATGCTCAAGTTCGCCGAGGGAGACTATATCGTTATTCCCCGGGCGGTCATCTGGAAATTGGTTCTGGATGGTCCCTGCCGGTTTCTCATATTTGAGACGACAGGCCCTGTGGAAACACCGGGGAGATACCGGAATCGCCACGGTCAACTGAAGGAGGGGGCGCCCTATTACGAGCGGGATATCCGCGTTCCCGAGTTTGTTGAGCCAGAAGATGAAGAGGGGGAATTCGAAGTAGTGGTGAAAGTTCGTGATGGGCATCAAAGCTACTTCTACAGGAATCACCCCTTCGATGCGGTGGGATGGGATGGGTACTACTACCCGTGGATCTTCAATATAAAAGACTTTGAGCCAATCACGGGGAAAATCCATCAGCCGCCACCTGTCCACCAGACATTTCAGGCTTCTGGTCTCGTGATATGTTCCTTTGTTCCACGCCTGTTTGATTTTCACCCCGATGCAATTCCGGCCCCCTATTCACACAGCAACGTGGATTCCGACGAGGTTATCTACTATGTTGAGGGGAATTTCATGAGCCGGAAAGGGATGGAGGAGGAGTCGATTTCCTTTCATCCTCCCGGCCCGCCGCACGGCCCCCAACCCGGGAAGACGGAAGACTCTATCGGGTTGAAAGAGACGTCTGAATTTGCCGTCATGATGGACACGTTCAAACCCCTTAAGGTGGCTGCGGCCTGCGAGGAGATAGACGATGCGGAATACAGCCTCTCCTGGCTTGAAGATTCGGTCTGA